From the genome of Bordetella sp. H567, one region includes:
- the alkB gene encoding DNA oxidative demethylase AlkB, giving the protein MPAPISPPSSGNLFGSPDEEAPWDEPIAPGAVLLRRYACGQAPALLAAVKAIAAAAPFRHLLTPGGQRMSVAMTNCGAQGWISDRRGYRYGPRDPLSDQPWPAMPELLAALARDAAARAGYADFAPEACLINLYRPGARLTLHQDRDELDLHAPIVSVSLGLPATFLFGGLQRADRPRRFPLVHGDVAVWGGPSRLAFHGIAPLADGIHPATGASRINLTFRKTR; this is encoded by the coding sequence ATGCCAGCGCCCATTTCCCCGCCCTCCTCGGGCAACCTGTTCGGCAGCCCGGATGAAGAAGCGCCCTGGGACGAACCCATCGCGCCGGGGGCCGTGCTGCTGCGCCGCTACGCATGTGGCCAGGCGCCTGCACTCCTGGCGGCCGTCAAGGCGATCGCCGCCGCGGCCCCCTTTCGCCACCTGCTTACCCCCGGCGGCCAGCGGATGTCCGTCGCGATGACCAACTGCGGCGCCCAAGGCTGGATATCGGACCGGCGCGGCTACCGCTACGGGCCGCGCGACCCCCTCAGCGACCAGCCCTGGCCTGCCATGCCGGAGCTGCTGGCGGCGCTGGCGCGCGATGCCGCCGCACGCGCGGGATATGCGGATTTTGCCCCGGAGGCTTGCCTGATCAACCTGTACCGTCCGGGCGCCCGGTTGACGCTGCACCAGGACCGCGACGAACTCGACCTGCACGCGCCCATCGTGTCGGTATCGCTGGGACTGCCGGCCACTTTCCTGTTCGGCGGCCTGCAGCGCGCCGACCGGCCGCGCCGCTTTCCCCTGGTGCACGGCGACGTCGCGGTCTGGGGCGGCCCGTCGCGCCTGGCCTTTCACGGGATTGCGCCGCTGGCCGACGGCATCCATCCCGCCACCGGGGCCAGCCGCATCAACCTGACCTTCCGCAAGACGCGCT
- a CDS encoding carbonic anhydrase, with amino-acid sequence MEDTFNFPRRLTDGYQDFLAGRFPAERNRYRQLAEGQNPEIMVIGCCDSRVAPELIFDAGPGEMFVLRNVANLVPPYEPDSHYHGTSSAIEFAVNGLNVKHIVVMGHASCGGIRSYYDDAEPLAKGDFIGKWMSQIEATARKVDLTGERQTDLRRLELRVVEHSLKNLMTFPYIRQRVERGELQLHGAYFGVATGLLFIRNPQSGEFMPFGEGPGDDGAA; translated from the coding sequence ATGGAAGACACTTTCAACTTTCCCCGGCGGCTCACCGACGGCTACCAGGATTTCCTCGCGGGACGCTTTCCGGCCGAGCGCAACCGGTATCGGCAGCTCGCGGAAGGGCAAAACCCGGAAATCATGGTCATCGGCTGTTGCGATTCCCGCGTGGCGCCGGAACTGATCTTCGATGCCGGGCCTGGCGAGATGTTCGTGCTGCGCAATGTGGCCAACCTGGTGCCGCCCTACGAGCCGGATTCGCACTATCACGGCACCAGTTCGGCCATTGAGTTCGCCGTGAACGGATTGAACGTCAAGCACATCGTCGTCATGGGCCATGCCTCCTGCGGCGGTATCCGGTCGTATTACGACGATGCCGAGCCGCTGGCCAAGGGCGACTTCATCGGCAAGTGGATGTCGCAGATCGAGGCCACCGCGCGCAAGGTCGACCTGACCGGCGAACGCCAGACCGACCTGCGCCGGCTCGAACTGCGGGTCGTCGAGCACAGCTTGAAGAACCTGATGACCTTCCCGTATATACGCCAGCGCGTGGAGCGCGGCGAATTGCAGCTGCACGGCGCGTATTTCGGCGTGGCCACGGGCCTGCTGTTCATCCGCAATCCGCAGTCAGGGGAATTCATGCCGTTCGGCGAAGGCCCCGGCGACGACGGCGCTGCCTAG
- a CDS encoding MetQ/NlpA family ABC transporter substrate-binding protein, with translation MPAPSNLPRRRALRALGAAAVGLCAAPVGRIWAQPAPLRIGVIASVANEATEIAIAQARDEGVNARLVEFADWVMPNVAVADGSIEANFFQHEPFLDLFNRSRGVNLQPIAYGYSTTMGLFSKKVKRGEALPRGASIGIPSDPVNTGRALLLLQSMGLIRLKAGAAERATLLDVESNPLHLKFVAIEGAQAARAFDDVTASATYTTFAKHGGLDESDGLAFDNHDPENVRRYAIRWVALPEHAEDQRLLKFIAVYQRSPEVKATLRRLYGNLIEFPWAG, from the coding sequence ATGCCCGCGCCGTCCAACCTGCCGCGCCGCCGTGCGCTGCGCGCCCTCGGGGCCGCGGCGGTCGGCCTGTGCGCGGCCCCTGTCGGCAGGATATGGGCGCAGCCCGCGCCGCTGCGCATCGGCGTCATCGCCAGCGTGGCCAACGAAGCCACGGAAATCGCCATCGCCCAGGCGCGCGACGAGGGCGTCAACGCAAGGCTGGTGGAATTCGCCGATTGGGTGATGCCCAACGTCGCCGTCGCGGATGGCTCCATCGAGGCCAATTTCTTCCAGCACGAGCCCTTCCTGGACCTGTTCAACCGCAGCCGTGGCGTCAACCTGCAGCCCATCGCCTATGGTTATTCGACGACGATGGGCCTGTTTTCCAAGAAGGTGAAACGCGGCGAAGCGCTGCCGCGCGGCGCGTCCATCGGCATTCCTTCCGACCCCGTCAATACGGGGCGGGCGCTGCTGCTGTTGCAGTCCATGGGCCTGATCCGCCTGAAGGCCGGGGCGGCCGAGCGCGCCACGCTGCTGGACGTGGAAAGCAACCCGCTGCACCTGAAGTTCGTGGCCATCGAAGGCGCGCAGGCGGCGCGCGCTTTCGACGATGTGACCGCATCGGCCACCTACACGACGTTCGCCAAGCATGGCGGGCTGGACGAAAGCGATGGCCTGGCCTTCGACAACCACGATCCGGAGAATGTGCGGCGCTACGCCATACGCTGGGTCGCGCTGCCCGAACATGCAGAGGATCAGCGCCTGCTGAAGTTCATCGCGGTGTACCAGCGCTCGCCGGAGGTCAAGGCCACGCTGCGCCGCCTATACGGAAACCTGATCGAGTTCCCCTGGGCTGGATAG
- a CDS encoding AI-2E family transporter, with translation MSNSNLHYRTFLCLLIVVSIAFGWILWPFYGAVFWGTILAIIFSPLHRRVLARLGKRRNLAALITLLLCVLIAILPMILITGSLVQEGTALYQQMKSGNLNFGLYFERVVNALPPSVHAMLDRFDVSDIRSVQQKLSTAAVQASQFLATQAFSIGQDTFQFVISFGVMLYLLFFLLRDGSSLSRSISRAIPLSEAYKQHLTRKFTTVIRATIKGNVAVAATQGLLGGLAFWVLGIQGSLLWGVLMAFLSLLPAVGAALIWVPVAVYFLVTGALWQGVGLIAFCVLVIGTVDNIMRPILVGKDTKLPDWVILISTLGGMALFGLNGFVIGPLIAALFTAVWDLFALEGEAPAED, from the coding sequence ATGAGCAATTCCAATCTGCACTACCGGACCTTCCTGTGTCTGCTGATCGTCGTATCGATAGCCTTCGGCTGGATCCTGTGGCCATTCTACGGCGCCGTGTTCTGGGGCACCATCCTGGCGATCATATTTTCCCCCCTGCACCGCCGGGTGCTGGCGCGCCTGGGCAAGCGGCGCAACCTGGCCGCGCTGATCACCCTGTTGCTGTGCGTGCTGATCGCCATCCTGCCCATGATCCTGATCACCGGCTCGCTGGTCCAGGAAGGTACGGCACTCTACCAGCAGATGAAGTCGGGCAACCTGAACTTCGGCCTGTACTTCGAACGTGTGGTGAACGCCCTGCCCCCTTCGGTGCATGCCATGCTGGACCGCTTCGACGTGTCCGACATACGCAGCGTGCAGCAGAAGCTCAGCACCGCCGCGGTGCAGGCCAGCCAATTCCTGGCCACTCAAGCGTTCAGCATCGGCCAGGATACCTTCCAGTTCGTCATCAGCTTCGGCGTCATGCTGTACCTGCTGTTCTTCCTGCTGCGCGACGGCTCATCGCTGTCGCGCAGCATCAGCCGCGCGATCCCGCTCAGCGAAGCCTACAAGCAGCACCTGACGCGCAAGTTCACCACGGTGATCCGCGCCACCATCAAGGGCAATGTGGCGGTGGCGGCCACGCAGGGCCTGCTGGGCGGCCTGGCTTTCTGGGTGCTGGGCATCCAGGGCTCCCTGCTGTGGGGCGTGCTGATGGCCTTTCTGTCGCTGCTGCCGGCGGTGGGCGCGGCGCTGATCTGGGTGCCGGTGGCGGTGTATTTCCTGGTCACGGGCGCCCTGTGGCAAGGCGTGGGATTGATCGCCTTCTGCGTGCTGGTGATCGGCACGGTGGACAACATCATGCGCCCCATCCTGGTCGGCAAGGATACCAAGCTGCCCGACTGGGTCATCCTGATTTCGACGCTGGGCGGCATGGCGCTGTTCGGGCTGAACGGCTTCGTCATCGGCCCGCTGATCGCCGCGCTGTTCACCGCGGTATGGGACCTGTTCGCGCTGGAAGGCGAAGCGCCCGCGGAAGACTGA
- a CDS encoding transcriptional repressor, translating to MTDSVDLKGIGLKVTFPRLKILDLFRNSEQRHLSAEDVYRHLMNEGVEMGLATVYRVLTQFEQAGLLKRSQLGGNKAVFELNDGERHHGHLVSTSTGIVEEFVDPEIERRLRQIADDMGYSLTEFTITIFATPK from the coding sequence ATGACGGATTCCGTCGATCTTAAGGGTATCGGGCTCAAAGTCACATTTCCGCGCTTGAAGATACTGGATCTCTTTCGCAACAGCGAACAACGACACCTCAGCGCGGAAGACGTATACCGGCATTTGATGAACGAAGGCGTTGAAATGGGCCTGGCCACGGTCTATCGCGTCCTGACGCAGTTCGAACAGGCAGGCCTGCTCAAACGCAGTCAGCTCGGCGGCAACAAGGCGGTTTTCGAGCTGAACGACGGCGAGCGCCATCATGGCCACTTGGTCAGCACGTCCACCGGGATCGTCGAAGAGTTCGTCGATCCCGAAATCGAGCGACGGCTGCGGCAGATCGCCGACGATATGGGCTACAGCCTGACGGAATTCACGATCACGATATTCGCCACCCCGAAATAA
- a CDS encoding LysR substrate-binding domain-containing protein, producing MDFRQLRYFVAVAEELSFSAAARRLHVSQPPLSMQVKSLEDELGATLLHRTKRRVELTEAGALFLDQARRALQHLERAGDVVRQALQGEAGEIRIAFTASVPMFEAFPRIVQDFRTRHPSAKADLLHMSTGQQLQALADRGIDVGFLRPSILFCPPPNIRVLTLWSDRLMAALPAEHPLACTDTPLPMAALAGESFILFPRGLGCGLFEHVSVLASRAGFALQIGQEAREGATIVGLVAAGMGVSILPETYAKTGIPGVVYRPLDTPDAGSQILLAHRQDNDTPLLARFFEAATACR from the coding sequence ATGGATTTCCGCCAACTTCGCTATTTCGTTGCGGTGGCCGAGGAACTGAGCTTCAGCGCGGCGGCCCGCCGCCTGCATGTCAGCCAGCCGCCCTTGAGCATGCAGGTGAAATCCCTGGAGGATGAATTGGGCGCCACGCTGCTGCACCGTACCAAGCGGCGTGTGGAACTGACCGAGGCGGGCGCGCTATTCCTGGACCAGGCGCGGCGCGCCCTGCAACACCTGGAGCGCGCCGGCGATGTCGTGCGCCAGGCATTGCAGGGCGAGGCCGGCGAGATCCGCATTGCCTTCACCGCGTCCGTGCCGATGTTCGAAGCCTTCCCGCGCATCGTGCAGGACTTCCGCACCCGGCACCCCTCCGCAAAGGCCGATCTGCTGCATATGTCCACCGGACAGCAATTGCAGGCCCTGGCCGACCGCGGCATCGACGTGGGCTTCCTGCGGCCCTCCATCCTGTTCTGCCCGCCGCCGAATATCCGTGTGCTCACGCTATGGAGCGACCGCCTGATGGCCGCCCTGCCCGCGGAACACCCGCTGGCGTGCACGGACACGCCCCTGCCCATGGCCGCGCTGGCCGGTGAATCGTTCATTCTGTTTCCGCGTGGGCTGGGTTGCGGCTTGTTCGAGCATGTCAGCGTGCTGGCCAGCCGTGCCGGCTTCGCGCTGCAGATCGGCCAGGAAGCCCGGGAAGGCGCCACGATCGTGGGCCTGGTGGCGGCCGGCATGGGCGTTTCCATCCTGCCGGAAACCTATGCCAAGACGGGCATCCCTGGCGTGGTCTACCGCCCCCTGGACACGCCCGACGCGGGCAGCCAGATCCTGCTGGCCCATCGCCAGGACAACGATACGCCCCTGCTCGCGCGTTTCTTCGAAGCGGCCACCGCCTGCCGTTGA
- a CDS encoding Bug family tripartite tricarboxylate transporter substrate binding protein: MRANSALSKLFRGLGLATTVAFAALPAMSRAADFPSKPIKIVVPYAPGGAVDIVTRLVAQKMGETLKQSIIIDNRPGGATNIGMDIVARAPGDGYTLLTASNSLASNAALFTNLNFDPAKDLIPVGAIGYAPLVVVVPSSSPFKTLQDMIAYGKANPDKLTYASAGNGSSGHLASELLKGEGKFDALHVPYKGGAPAITDMLGGRISFMSINPVEAIPHIKAGKMTTLAVLDSKPSALLPGVPRVASLGLPNAAASVWWGLCAPKGTPADVVAKLNEALNKALADNDVQTRLSELGAVTTPGSAADFGKFVQEETVKWSRVIKAANIKAD; the protein is encoded by the coding sequence ATGCGAGCCAATAGCGCGTTGTCCAAACTCTTTCGCGGCTTGGGGCTGGCCACGACCGTGGCCTTTGCCGCCCTCCCCGCGATGAGCCGCGCAGCCGACTTCCCGTCCAAGCCGATCAAGATCGTCGTGCCCTACGCCCCGGGCGGCGCCGTGGATATCGTCACCCGCCTGGTCGCGCAGAAGATGGGCGAGACGCTCAAGCAGAGCATTATCATCGACAACCGTCCCGGCGGCGCGACCAATATCGGGATGGACATCGTGGCCCGCGCGCCCGGCGACGGGTATACGCTGCTGACCGCCTCCAATTCCCTGGCCAGCAATGCCGCGCTTTTCACGAACCTGAATTTCGATCCCGCCAAGGACCTGATCCCGGTGGGCGCGATCGGCTATGCGCCGCTGGTCGTCGTCGTGCCGTCGTCCTCGCCGTTCAAGACGCTGCAGGACATGATCGCCTACGGCAAGGCCAATCCGGACAAGCTGACCTACGCCTCCGCCGGCAACGGCAGCTCCGGCCACCTGGCCAGCGAATTGTTGAAGGGCGAGGGCAAGTTCGATGCGCTGCACGTGCCCTACAAGGGCGGCGCGCCGGCCATCACCGACATGCTGGGCGGCCGCATCAGCTTCATGTCGATCAACCCGGTCGAGGCGATTCCGCACATCAAGGCGGGCAAGATGACCACGCTGGCCGTGCTGGACAGCAAGCCGTCCGCGCTGCTGCCGGGCGTGCCCAGGGTTGCCTCGCTGGGCCTGCCCAACGCGGCGGCCTCCGTATGGTGGGGCCTGTGCGCGCCCAAGGGCACGCCGGCCGACGTCGTCGCCAAGCTGAACGAAGCCCTGAACAAGGCGCTGGCCGACAACGACGTGCAGACGCGGCTGTCCGAACTGGGCGCCGTCACCACGCCCGGCAGCGCGGCGGATTTCGGCAAGTTCGTGCAGGAAGAAACAGTCAAGTGGTCGCGTGTGATCAAGGCGGCCAATATCAAGGCTGATTAG
- a CDS encoding 4-carboxy-4-hydroxy-2-oxoadipate aldolase/oxaloacetate decarboxylase — protein MSFAVRNIQRADGAIITRLAAAGTATVHEAQGRSGLLQPYMRPVYAGAAIGGSAVTVLAHPGDNWMLHAAIELCQPGDVMVVACSAPNTDGMFGELLATSMRARGIVGLVIDAGCRDVQALKDMQFPVWSKAISAKGTIKATPGSVNLPVVCAGAMVSAGDVVVADDDGIVIVPRRRAAEVAQACEARLQKEALNRKRLAAGELGLDIYGMRDKLREAGLVYVDSEADLP, from the coding sequence ATGAGTTTCGCGGTACGGAATATTCAGCGCGCCGATGGCGCAATCATCACGCGGCTGGCGGCGGCCGGTACGGCTACCGTTCATGAAGCGCAGGGCCGCAGCGGCTTGTTGCAGCCCTATATGCGTCCCGTCTACGCGGGGGCAGCCATCGGCGGCAGCGCGGTCACGGTGCTGGCCCACCCGGGCGACAACTGGATGCTGCACGCCGCCATCGAGCTTTGCCAGCCCGGCGACGTCATGGTCGTGGCATGCAGCGCGCCCAATACCGACGGCATGTTCGGCGAATTGCTGGCGACCTCGATGCGCGCGCGCGGGATCGTCGGCCTGGTCATCGATGCCGGCTGCCGCGATGTGCAGGCGTTGAAGGACATGCAGTTTCCGGTCTGGTCCAAGGCGATTTCCGCCAAGGGCACCATCAAGGCCACGCCGGGATCGGTGAACCTGCCGGTCGTGTGCGCGGGGGCCATGGTGTCGGCCGGGGATGTCGTGGTGGCCGACGACGACGGCATCGTCATCGTCCCGCGCCGCCGCGCGGCCGAAGTGGCGCAGGCCTGCGAGGCCCGCCTGCAGAAGGAAGCCCTGAACCGCAAACGCCTGGCCGCGGGGGAACTGGGACTGGATATCTACGGCATGCGCGACAAGCTGCGCGAAGCCGGGCTGGTGTATGTGGACAGCGAGGCCGATCTGCCTTGA
- a CDS encoding Bug family tripartite tricarboxylate transporter substrate binding protein — MKLRKLMLGAATAALCLGGGTAAVAEDAASFPSRNFDIIVTFPPGGGTDMLARLVGNYMADTLGKGAVVENRPGASGNVGARVVKERAPDGYSLLMVNSSFAVNPGVFKTLPFDPKKDFDAIINIAYVPSVLVVPPNSPYRTLADVTEAAVKTNDVSFGSCGNGTPQHLAGELFKLQAKVNMVHVPYKGCGPALNDVVGGQIGLAVITASSALPFIKAGKLRALAVTSKDRSKLMPDVPTVAEQGYPGYELTQWHGLLAPAGTPGDIKQKLYDGVAKIMQRPDVQQKLADLGYDTASDGPVAFQKMVAGDIDKFTALAHKIGLSAD, encoded by the coding sequence ATGAAGCTGCGCAAATTGATGCTGGGAGCCGCCACGGCGGCCCTGTGCCTGGGGGGCGGGACGGCCGCCGTCGCGGAGGACGCCGCGTCCTTTCCCAGCCGGAACTTCGACATCATCGTGACGTTCCCCCCGGGGGGCGGCACCGATATGCTGGCCCGGCTCGTCGGCAACTACATGGCCGACACGCTGGGCAAAGGCGCGGTCGTCGAGAACCGTCCCGGCGCCAGCGGCAACGTCGGCGCGCGCGTGGTGAAGGAGCGCGCCCCGGACGGCTATTCCTTGTTGATGGTCAACAGCTCCTTCGCCGTGAACCCCGGCGTGTTCAAGACCTTGCCCTTCGACCCGAAGAAGGATTTCGACGCCATCATCAACATCGCCTATGTGCCGTCGGTGCTGGTGGTGCCGCCCAATTCGCCGTACAGGACGCTGGCCGACGTCACGGAGGCCGCGGTGAAGACCAACGACGTGTCGTTCGGCTCCTGCGGCAACGGCACGCCCCAGCACCTGGCGGGCGAACTCTTCAAGCTGCAGGCCAAGGTGAACATGGTGCACGTGCCGTACAAGGGCTGCGGCCCCGCGCTCAACGACGTGGTGGGAGGGCAGATCGGCCTGGCCGTGATCACCGCATCCAGCGCGCTGCCGTTCATCAAGGCGGGCAAGCTGCGCGCGCTGGCGGTGACTTCCAAGGATCGCTCCAAGCTGATGCCCGACGTGCCCACGGTCGCCGAGCAGGGCTACCCCGGCTATGAACTGACGCAGTGGCACGGCCTGCTCGCGCCCGCTGGCACACCCGGCGACATCAAGCAGAAGCTATACGACGGCGTCGCGAAGATCATGCAGCGGCCGGACGTGCAGCAGAAGCTGGCGGACCTCGGCTACGACACCGCATCCGACGGGCCGGTGGCGTTCCAGAAGATGGTGGCCGGCGATATCGACAAGTTCACCGCGCTGGCGCACAAGATCGGCCTGTCCGCGGACTAG
- a CDS encoding ABC transporter substrate-binding protein — MSNKLRISLACGAYDRTQALFDGRAPIEGCEVAAVPVEPEEAFHRAFRYQEFDVTEISMSSHMMTTARGDNEYVAVPAFISRVFRQSGIYIRTDRGIKTPQDLRGKVIGVPEYQITANVWIRGILEDEYGVKPSDIKWRRGGIEEPGRGERAPIELGKEIDLRQIPDDKTLSGMLEAGEIDGYIGARAPSCFLRGAPHVGRLFGDYIEAEKDYYRRTGIFPIMHMVGIRKSLVEENPWLPVSVYKAFLKAKALAMKELNEICHLAVTLPWMVHHYNEARSIMGEDYWPYGLEANRHTIETFARYHYEQGLSKRKVAPEELFARSALDLSKI; from the coding sequence ATGAGCAACAAGTTGAGAATCAGTCTGGCCTGCGGCGCGTACGACCGGACGCAGGCATTGTTCGACGGCCGCGCGCCCATCGAGGGATGCGAGGTCGCCGCGGTGCCCGTCGAGCCTGAGGAAGCCTTCCACCGCGCGTTTCGCTACCAGGAGTTCGACGTCACCGAGATCTCCATGAGCAGCCACATGATGACCACCGCGCGCGGCGACAATGAATACGTCGCGGTGCCGGCCTTCATCTCGCGCGTGTTCCGGCAGTCGGGCATCTACATCCGCACGGACCGCGGCATCAAGACGCCGCAGGACCTGCGCGGCAAGGTCATCGGCGTGCCGGAATACCAGATCACCGCGAACGTGTGGATCCGCGGCATTCTGGAAGACGAATACGGCGTCAAGCCCAGCGACATCAAGTGGCGTCGCGGCGGCATCGAGGAGCCGGGCCGCGGCGAACGCGCGCCCATCGAACTCGGCAAGGAAATCGACCTGCGGCAGATTCCGGATGACAAGACCCTGTCCGGCATGCTGGAGGCGGGCGAGATCGACGGCTACATCGGTGCGCGCGCGCCGTCCTGCTTCCTGCGCGGCGCGCCCCATGTGGGCCGTCTGTTCGGTGACTACATCGAAGCCGAAAAGGACTATTACCGCCGTACGGGCATCTTCCCCATCATGCACATGGTGGGCATCCGCAAATCGCTGGTGGAGGAAAACCCCTGGCTGCCGGTCAGCGTCTACAAGGCCTTCCTGAAGGCCAAGGCGCTGGCGATGAAGGAGCTGAACGAAATCTGCCACCTGGCCGTCACGCTGCCGTGGATGGTGCACCATTACAACGAGGCACGCTCCATCATGGGCGAAGACTACTGGCCCTACGGGCTGGAGGCCAACCGCCACACCATCGAGACCTTCGCCCGCTACCACTACGAACAGGGGCTGTCCAAGCGCAAGGTGGCACCGGAAGAGCTGTTCGCCCGATCGGCGCTGGATCTGTCCAAGATCTGA
- a CDS encoding FAD binding domain-containing protein, protein MKAPVLRYLAPRSVDEALHMLGNEENARILAGGQSLVAMLNMRFAFPDCLVDINRIPELAYIREDEAGGAIEIGAMTRQRDVEFSPLVAARLPLWREAVLHVGHRQTRNRGTVGGSLCHLDPSAEIPTVAMAMDATIVARSRRGTREIAIADFPAAYMTPAVASDEMVTAVRVPIWPRRHGHAFVEFARRHGDFAIVSCAALISLDEQGRIARASLTLGGVAVAPMRMRDAEGGLVGRAPDEETLARAAALCGRIDATADSYVPAWYRRRLAAVLARRALGQAIQRAGAHEELASS, encoded by the coding sequence ATGAAAGCCCCAGTCCTTCGTTACCTGGCGCCACGTTCGGTGGACGAGGCGCTCCACATGCTGGGCAACGAGGAAAACGCGCGCATCCTGGCAGGCGGCCAATCGCTGGTCGCCATGCTGAACATGCGCTTCGCCTTTCCCGACTGCCTGGTCGACATCAACCGCATTCCCGAGCTGGCCTATATCCGCGAGGACGAAGCGGGCGGCGCGATCGAGATCGGCGCCATGACGCGGCAGCGGGATGTCGAGTTCTCGCCGCTGGTGGCGGCGCGCCTGCCGCTGTGGCGCGAGGCGGTGCTGCATGTCGGGCACCGGCAGACGCGCAACCGCGGCACCGTGGGCGGCAGCCTGTGCCACCTGGATCCTTCCGCGGAGATCCCGACGGTGGCCATGGCCATGGATGCCACCATCGTGGCACGCAGCCGGCGCGGTACGCGCGAGATCGCCATCGCCGATTTTCCGGCCGCCTATATGACCCCCGCCGTCGCGTCCGACGAGATGGTGACCGCGGTGCGCGTACCGATATGGCCGCGCCGCCATGGGCATGCTTTCGTCGAATTCGCGCGGCGGCACGGGGATTTCGCCATCGTTTCCTGCGCGGCGCTCATTTCCTTGGACGAGCAGGGCCGCATCGCGCGGGCTTCGCTAACCCTGGGCGGCGTGGCCGTCGCGCCGATGCGCATGCGCGATGCCGAGGGCGGCCTGGTGGGCCGCGCGCCGGACGAGGAAACCCTGGCGCGCGCCGCCGCCCTGTGCGGACGGATCGACGCCACGGCGGATAGCTATGTGCCTGCATGGTACCGGCGCCGCCTGGCCGCAGTGCTGGCGCGCCGCGCCCTGGGCCAGGCGATCCAGCGGGCCGGCGCGCACGAGGAGCTCGCATCATCATGA
- a CDS encoding (2Fe-2S)-binding protein yields MNQDDRAEARPIRLVVNGESRCGTTEPRVHLADFLRGELKLTGTHVGCEHGVCGACTVLVDGHSARACLMLAVQAEDCRVETIEGLAGKDGTPHALQAAFHELHALQCGYCTPGILMSLVELLRDHPDPDEAAVRDVLSGHLCRCTGYQNIVAAALRAARRLREGQVDGRIA; encoded by the coding sequence ATGAACCAGGACGATAGGGCAGAGGCCCGGCCGATACGGCTGGTCGTCAACGGCGAAAGCCGCTGCGGCACGACGGAGCCGCGAGTGCATCTGGCGGACTTCCTGCGTGGGGAATTGAAGCTGACGGGAACGCACGTGGGTTGCGAGCACGGCGTGTGCGGCGCCTGTACCGTGCTGGTCGACGGCCATTCCGCGCGCGCCTGCCTGATGCTGGCGGTGCAGGCGGAAGACTGCCGGGTCGAGACCATCGAAGGCCTGGCCGGCAAGGACGGCACGCCGCACGCGCTGCAGGCCGCCTTCCACGAATTGCACGCGCTGCAATGCGGCTATTGCACGCCAGGCATCCTGATGTCGCTGGTCGAACTGCTGCGCGATCATCCGGATCCGGACGAGGCCGCCGTGCGCGACGTGCTGTCCGGCCATCTGTGCCGTTGCACGGGTTACCAGAACATCGTCGCCGCGGCCCTGCGGGCGGCGCGGCGGCTGCGCGAAGGACAGGTCGATGGACGTATCGCTTGA